CCGACGCGGCCACGCGGGAATTCCGCGCGATCCTTCTCCTTGACCAATGACAGATAGTGCCGATTCAGTTGCTCCAGATGCTGTTCCATCTCGGCCATCGCCGCCTCGCGATCGCCTGCCTCGAAATGACGGATGAAGCGCCGCCGCGACGGCATTACCCACAGATTCTGCTGCTGTCCGATCGCGCGGATGAAGTGCTGCATCACGTCGATCAGCGCTTCCATCACGATCACCATCACCGGATTCTTGGTGGCGCGCGCGATGATGCGATGGAACTCGAGATGAATCGCCGCCTGTTCGTAAAAATCGATCTGGTCGCGCGCCGCAGCTTCCGCCGCCGCGATATTTGCCTTGAGCGCCTCGATATCCTCCGCCGTGGCGCGCTCGCACGCCGCGCCCACCGCGATCGATTCGATCCACACGCGCGCTTCCGTCAGATGCTCCGGCTGGATCGCGCCCAGATGAAACATGTCGCGTAGTCCCGTGATTACCGCGTCGCCGGTGCTTTCGCGCACGAACGCGCCGCCGGTGGCGCCCTTCTGCAATCGCAATAGGCCCGCGTTTTCGAGCGAGCGCAGCGCTTCGCGGAGCGTGTTGCGCGAGACCCCGAACTGCTCGGCCAGCACCCGCTCCGCCGGCAGCCGATCGCCCGCGCGCAGTCGCCCCGACGACAGTTCGTGGCGGATCTGTTCGGCGATCTCCTCGAACGCGCGAGTAGCCTTGATAGGCCGAAATCCAATCGATGGACGCATCGATGAACGCATTACCTGGTCAGATCGCGCCGACGATCTCGCT
The window above is part of the Candidatus Binatus sp. genome. Proteins encoded here:
- a CDS encoding FadR/GntR family transcriptional regulator; the encoded protein is MRPSIGFRPIKATRAFEEIAEQIRHELSSGRLRAGDRLPAERVLAEQFGVSRNTLREALRSLENAGLLRLQKGATGGAFVRESTGDAVITGLRDMFHLGAIQPEHLTEARVWIESIAVGAACERATAEDIEALKANIAAAEAAARDQIDFYEQAAIHLEFHRIIARATKNPVMVIVMEALIDVMQHFIRAIGQQQNLWVMPSRRRFIRHFEAGDREAAMAEMEQHLEQLNRHYLSLVKEKDRAEFPRGRVGDARR